In the Leptolyngbya sp. FACHB-261 genome, one interval contains:
- a CDS encoding Tab2/Atab2 family RNA-binding protein, with protein MSIWELDFYSRPILDDNGKKVWELLVCTPDRSLEYAQHCPAGQVNAAWLKAQLSELLSTASDPPQRIRYFRKGMASIISRACTDLGLPLVPSRRTFALSHWIQEREREVYPQHPNYQLPGLPPVAMDQAKPQSLPDALLGQQWAYVTLRAGDLEEWPTDFGEQFDLSPLGLDPDTIVPGIAIFSPRAMALAAWMSGLEPAFVAFDGGQRPGWVLETGTDERWLLSAVRDEGGLGEGKAFEEAKKRAQNVHFIAVQVNPNQEQLAGFWLLQETDL; from the coding sequence ATGTCGATCTGGGAACTGGATTTCTACTCACGTCCGATACTGGACGACAACGGTAAAAAAGTATGGGAACTACTGGTTTGCACACCAGATCGCTCCCTAGAATACGCTCAACATTGTCCTGCTGGTCAGGTCAACGCGGCTTGGTTGAAAGCTCAGCTCTCTGAGTTGCTAAGCACCGCGTCTGACCCACCGCAGCGCATTCGCTACTTCCGCAAGGGCATGGCGAGTATTATCAGCCGCGCCTGCACTGACTTAGGGTTGCCGCTGGTGCCTTCGCGGCGCACCTTTGCGCTGTCGCACTGGATCCAAGAGCGCGAGCGTGAGGTTTATCCTCAGCACCCCAATTACCAACTGCCCGGTTTGCCTCCGGTTGCCATGGACCAGGCTAAACCGCAATCCCTGCCAGATGCCCTACTGGGTCAACAGTGGGCTTACGTCACCTTGCGGGCAGGTGACCTCGAAGAGTGGCCCACCGACTTTGGGGAGCAATTCGACCTGTCCCCTTTAGGGCTGGATCCTGACACCATCGTGCCCGGCATTGCCATCTTCTCGCCCCGCGCTATGGCGTTGGCAGCCTGGATGTCAGGGCTGGAACCGGCTTTTGTAGCGTTTGACGGCGGTCAGCGTCCGGGTTGGGTGCTAGAAACGGGCACTGATGAGCGCTGGCTGCTGTCTGCAGTGCGGGATGAAGGCGGCCTTGGGGAGGGCAAAGCCTTCGAAGAAGCCAAAAAACGAGCGCAAAACGTGCATTTCATCGCCGTGCAAGTTAACCCTAACCAGGAACAGCTGGCTGGCTTCTGGCTACTCCAGGAAACAGACTTATGA
- a CDS encoding urease accessory protein UreE gives MLIVHILVKERVASAITETVTLTYEERCRHRQRLVTDQGREVHLALPRATVLRHGDALISVPELTVEVVAAPESVIDIKASDWLTSARVAHQLGNWHRPVQILSEGILRTLRDAPLHDWLSRSGIRFEEAERPFHPNLLGAGHHP, from the coding sequence ATGCTGATCGTTCACATCCTGGTGAAAGAGCGGGTTGCCTCCGCAATAACCGAAACCGTTACCCTCACTTACGAAGAACGTTGCCGCCATCGTCAGCGGCTTGTTACTGACCAAGGACGAGAGGTGCATCTAGCTCTGCCTCGGGCTACGGTGCTTCGTCACGGAGACGCCCTAATTAGTGTCCCCGAACTGACGGTTGAGGTGGTGGCTGCACCCGAGTCGGTCATTGACATCAAAGCTTCTGATTGGCTGACTAGCGCCCGTGTTGCCCACCAACTCGGCAACTGGCATCGACCAGTGCAAATTTTGTCGGAAGGAATTCTGCGAACCCTGCGCGATGCTCCTTTGCACGACTGGCTCTCACGCTCTGGCATTCGCTTTGAGGAAGCTGAGCGACCTTTTCATCCCAACCTGCTAGGCGCTGGCCATCATCCTTAA
- a CDS encoding chromophore lyase CpcT/CpeT, whose product MASRGRLASIISSYNLVTGILVAGVLVIGAKTSISAPVTAQAAIPIDSQAQEVVSRLIGVMDSSAQALGNRDYRDVRLTVCQVKVEDMPARSNSSGATFLYQEQALSLALDRPYRQRFLRIAPSADRLQVESAVFEPTNVTSLVGLCGKPEAERAVNLSEIGSSNCSVFLRRSGENYVGSTPANGCPNNYRGATTVTSEAVLSRSGLDSWDRGFDATGKQVWGAEAGPYQFRRIDPTTQDP is encoded by the coding sequence ATGGCAAGCAGAGGCAGACTGGCATCAATCATCAGCAGTTACAATCTGGTTACTGGTATCCTGGTTGCTGGCGTCCTGGTTATTGGTGCAAAAACTTCCATCAGTGCGCCTGTTACCGCTCAGGCTGCCATACCGATTGATAGCCAAGCACAGGAAGTTGTCTCTCGCTTAATTGGGGTAATGGACTCCTCTGCCCAAGCGCTCGGAAACCGTGATTATCGAGACGTTCGGCTGACAGTTTGCCAAGTCAAAGTAGAAGACATGCCTGCTCGTTCTAACAGTTCTGGAGCAACCTTTCTTTATCAAGAACAAGCTCTATCTCTTGCTCTAGATCGACCTTACCGACAGCGTTTTTTGCGTATTGCTCCCAGCGCTGATCGTCTTCAAGTTGAATCGGCAGTCTTTGAGCCCACTAACGTCACTTCCCTGGTTGGCTTGTGTGGTAAACCGGAGGCGGAACGAGCGGTCAACTTGAGTGAGATTGGCAGTTCCAACTGCAGTGTGTTTCTCCGCCGCTCCGGCGAGAATTATGTGGGCAGCACCCCGGCCAATGGCTGTCCTAACAACTACAGAGGCGCCACAACCGTAACCTCTGAGGCTGTGTTATCTAGAAGTGGCTTAGATTCATGGGACCGAGGCTTTGATGCCACAGGCAAGCAAGTTTGGGGGGCAGAAGCAGGTCCTTACCAATTTCGTCGCATTGACCCAACGACTCAGGATCCTTAA
- a CDS encoding DUF2062 domain-containing protein: MAKPTLGSSSSRRRSKRDWRRQFRYFYWRFVRLRSTPEEIARGLAVGVFAGWYPIFGLQIAVGILLATLVRGNRWVAAAGTWVSNPLTYVPIYAFNYHVGQWLLGSKNQIFSDDSLLSWQKLTQLGTEFLTTLFVGCFVVGAICAFFSYFLGLWLAHRVQRRRLQRRRAKRLD; encoded by the coding sequence GTGGCAAAACCGACTCTTGGTTCCTCCTCCAGCCGAAGGCGTTCTAAGCGAGACTGGCGGCGTCAGTTTCGTTACTTTTACTGGCGGTTTGTGCGTCTGCGTTCGACACCAGAGGAAATTGCTCGCGGGCTGGCAGTAGGCGTTTTTGCCGGTTGGTATCCAATTTTTGGTTTGCAGATCGCTGTGGGGATTTTGCTGGCAACCTTAGTGCGTGGCAATCGGTGGGTCGCTGCTGCTGGAACTTGGGTGAGCAATCCTCTAACCTATGTCCCCATTTACGCTTTCAATTACCACGTGGGCCAGTGGCTCCTGGGCAGTAAAAATCAGATCTTTAGCGATGACAGTTTGCTGTCTTGGCAGAAGTTGACGCAGTTGGGAACCGAGTTTTTGACCACCTTGTTTGTAGGTTGCTTTGTAGTAGGTGCAATCTGTGCTTTTTTTAGTTACTTTCTAGGGTTATGGTTGGCCCATCGAGTGCAGCGGCGGCGCCTACAGAGACGAAGAGCGAAGCGGCTAGATTGA
- a CDS encoding polysaccharide deacetylase family protein — MLAPVLPFLHQVLKPVFPGCLWLGNSQRREIALTFDDGPHPEHSPDLLRVLDHYDITASFFWLGSWVEHTPTTARATVAAGHWIGLHGYDHRSFPGLSPVELRHSLERTQAAIEQVCGLSPQQVRDVRPPNGLFTPQTLKLLNQWGYRTVMWSVVPVDWERPGVEVVVERVLSQTGNGDLLVLHDGPSGGQDVAAATARLLPVLLAQGYRFVTIEQLWANRALT; from the coding sequence ATGCTGGCCCCCGTATTGCCGTTTCTACATCAGGTACTCAAACCCGTGTTTCCCGGCTGCCTGTGGTTGGGGAATTCTCAGCGACGTGAAATTGCTCTGACCTTTGATGATGGCCCCCACCCTGAGCACAGCCCAGATCTGCTGCGGGTTCTAGATCACTATGACATCACTGCAAGCTTCTTCTGGTTAGGCTCCTGGGTTGAACACACGCCTACAACTGCCAGAGCTACTGTTGCGGCGGGTCACTGGATTGGCTTGCATGGCTATGATCATCGTTCTTTTCCTGGGCTCTCACCAGTCGAACTCCGTCACAGCCTAGAGCGGACCCAAGCAGCCATCGAACAGGTTTGTGGTCTGTCGCCTCAGCAGGTGCGAGATGTGCGCCCACCTAACGGTCTATTCACGCCCCAAACCCTAAAGCTACTGAACCAATGGGGTTATAGGACGGTGATGTGGAGTGTGGTGCCAGTTGATTGGGAGCGACCCGGTGTAGAGGTTGTGGTGGAGCGGGTTTTGAGCCAAACCGGTAACGGCGACCTATTGGTGTTGCACGATGGCCCCAGTGGTGGGCAAGATGTTGCTGCCGCCACCGCCCGGCTCCTGCCGGTTCTATTGGCTCAAGGCTACCGCTTTGTCACCATTGAACAGCTTTGGGCCAACCGCGCTCTGACTTAA
- a CDS encoding efflux RND transporter periplasmic adaptor subunit, with amino-acid sequence MEGPQQDSKPLPSENLPFPHLAPDVVTNQPATRPATESQPRWMIWGLLIGAGMLAVGAGALLLSSDPQSQAQQSQTAGQTTGASTTASSGVAPVVSVVPVQTTQVPQLLAVTGFVRAEVLLPVVAPLTGLRIESVNVEKGATVLAGQVLAVLDTTSLKTQVQEATASYQRAAAAVGLQQAAVEQAQARLTKIQAGAQRYQQLLQQGAISQQEAQALSPNLALQEVQMARANLASAQASAASAADRVQQLQAQLAQVSTEVRAPVAGTIANSFASIGAVTSGKQLFLLARGDQLKLEAQVSGGEAARLQPGQPVEVRSSSNKGLEINGQVRAVDSAANSSSGPVTVHIALPPNPQLKPGMTLNGRVLLGQAQGMVLPPSAVNAQPDGSHHVFVVDESNVARARVVKLGIQSTGAVQITEGVQPGDRVVISGANLIQDGDSVTVSPNNAVPNIEPNTTVP; translated from the coding sequence ATGGAAGGACCGCAACAGGACTCCAAGCCACTGCCCTCGGAGAATCTACCGTTCCCGCACCTTGCCCCTGACGTTGTAACCAATCAGCCAGCAACTCGGCCAGCAACAGAGTCACAGCCTCGTTGGATGATTTGGGGTCTACTCATTGGTGCTGGCATGCTGGCAGTGGGAGCGGGTGCTTTACTGCTCAGCTCCGACCCTCAATCCCAAGCTCAGCAGAGCCAGACTGCTGGCCAAACTACTGGTGCCTCAACGACAGCTTCGTCAGGTGTTGCGCCTGTTGTCAGCGTTGTGCCGGTGCAAACGACTCAGGTTCCCCAGTTGCTAGCGGTCACGGGTTTCGTCAGAGCCGAGGTGTTGCTGCCCGTGGTTGCGCCTCTAACTGGTTTGCGCATTGAGTCTGTAAATGTTGAGAAAGGGGCGACGGTGCTGGCTGGACAAGTGCTGGCGGTCCTAGACACCACATCCCTAAAAACTCAGGTTCAGGAGGCTACTGCTAGCTATCAGAGAGCCGCTGCTGCGGTCGGTCTTCAACAAGCGGCCGTAGAGCAAGCTCAGGCTCGTTTAACTAAGATCCAGGCAGGAGCCCAACGCTACCAACAACTCTTGCAGCAAGGAGCCATCAGCCAGCAGGAAGCTCAAGCTCTAAGTCCCAACCTAGCGTTGCAAGAAGTTCAGATGGCGCGGGCTAACCTCGCTAGTGCTCAGGCTAGTGCGGCCAGCGCAGCTGACCGAGTTCAGCAGCTACAGGCACAGCTCGCCCAGGTCTCAACTGAAGTCCGGGCTCCCGTTGCTGGCACGATTGCTAACAGCTTTGCCAGTATTGGCGCTGTGACTTCAGGCAAGCAGCTTTTTCTGCTTGCCCGTGGCGATCAACTTAAACTCGAGGCTCAAGTCAGTGGCGGCGAGGCTGCCCGTTTACAACCGGGGCAGCCAGTGGAAGTGCGCTCTAGCAGCAATAAAGGACTGGAGATCAACGGCCAGGTCCGAGCCGTTGATTCGGCGGCCAACAGCAGTTCGGGACCGGTAACTGTGCATATTGCCCTACCACCGAACCCGCAGCTTAAGCCAGGCATGACCCTCAATGGCCGAGTGTTATTGGGACAGGCTCAGGGGATGGTGTTGCCGCCTAGTGCTGTTAACGCTCAGCCGGATGGTAGTCACCATGTTTTTGTGGTGGATGAGAGCAATGTGGCGCGGGCTAGAGTCGTCAAGCTGGGCATCCAGTCAACAGGAGCGGTCCAAATCACTGAAGGCGTCCAACCTGGAGATCGAGTGGTGATTTCTGGCGCTAACTTGATCCAGGATGGTGATTCGGTGACGGTTTCGCCGAATAATGCGGTGCCCAACATTGAACCTAATACGACTGTCCCTTAG
- the lipA gene encoding lipoyl synthase: MPHDPKDRRQSSPVSLPDWVRRPIGRASELSTVQQIIKQRGIHTICEEGRCPNRGECYAQQTATFLLMGPTCTRACAFCQVDKGHAPLPLDPQEPEKVAESVVLLGLKYVVLTSVARDDLPDQGAGWFAATLAAIHSRAPETQVEVLTPDFRGEYQCIKTVVQAGPVCYNHNLETVRRLQGPVRRGAKYERSLNVLRTAKELNPQLITKSGLMVGHGETWAELIETLGDLLDVGCDRLTIGQYLRPSLDHLPVQRYWTPAEFEELGKAGREMGFAHVRSGPLVRSSYHAAEMV; the protein is encoded by the coding sequence ATGCCTCACGACCCCAAGGACCGGCGGCAATCTAGCCCAGTTTCTCTGCCTGACTGGGTTCGCCGCCCTATCGGTAGAGCCAGTGAACTCTCGACAGTGCAGCAAATTATCAAGCAGCGAGGCATCCACACGATCTGTGAGGAGGGACGCTGCCCCAACCGAGGGGAGTGCTATGCCCAGCAGACAGCGACCTTTTTGCTGATGGGGCCGACCTGCACCCGAGCTTGCGCCTTCTGCCAAGTCGATAAGGGACATGCGCCCCTGCCTTTGGACCCGCAAGAGCCGGAGAAGGTCGCGGAGTCGGTTGTGCTGTTGGGTTTGAAGTATGTGGTGCTCACCTCGGTCGCACGGGATGACCTGCCGGACCAAGGCGCTGGCTGGTTTGCTGCCACGCTTGCGGCAATTCATAGCCGCGCGCCTGAGACTCAAGTTGAGGTGCTGACACCGGACTTCCGGGGTGAATATCAATGCATCAAAACGGTGGTGCAGGCCGGTCCCGTTTGCTACAACCACAACCTGGAAACCGTGCGTCGTCTGCAAGGCCCCGTGCGTCGAGGCGCTAAGTACGAGCGGTCGCTGAACGTGCTGCGCACGGCCAAAGAACTGAATCCCCAGTTGATCACTAAATCGGGCCTGATGGTCGGTCACGGCGAGACTTGGGCTGAGCTAATCGAAACCCTAGGCGATTTGCTGGACGTTGGCTGTGATCGGCTGACCATTGGTCAGTACCTGCGCCCCTCGCTGGACCATCTGCCAGTTCAACGCTATTGGACACCTGCGGAATTTGAGGAGCTAGGTAAGGCAGGGCGCGAGATGGGGTTCGCCCATGTGCGCTCTGGCCCTCTGGTCCGTAGCTCCTATCACGCGGCTGAGATGGTTTAG
- a CDS encoding PleD family two-component system response regulator: protein MATHKVLVIDDSKVIRMKVRDMLPQGNFEILEAADGTSGLNLIQQERPSLIMLDFLLPRMSGYEVFRRLQEHPELQNIPLVLMSGRREEVTEKIQEPFEYFEFIEKPFEQRELVGAIKEAMIKAKKRPQAAPVATASNGSANGAGGDVVALNAKVDELQKQVKQLLMFVSQLNKKVQAMEKRGQ from the coding sequence TTGGCAACTCATAAGGTACTGGTCATTGACGACAGCAAGGTAATCCGGATGAAGGTCCGGGACATGCTTCCGCAGGGCAACTTTGAAATTCTAGAAGCCGCTGACGGTACTTCGGGTCTGAACCTGATCCAGCAGGAGCGCCCAAGCCTTATCATGCTGGACTTTCTGCTACCACGCATGAGTGGCTATGAGGTCTTTAGGCGTCTTCAGGAGCATCCAGAGCTTCAGAATATTCCCCTTGTCCTGATGTCTGGTCGCCGCGAAGAGGTTACTGAGAAGATCCAGGAACCCTTCGAGTACTTCGAGTTTATTGAGAAGCCCTTTGAGCAACGGGAGCTGGTTGGCGCAATCAAAGAGGCCATGATCAAGGCCAAAAAGCGTCCTCAAGCGGCACCTGTGGCAACAGCTAGTAATGGTTCAGCCAATGGGGCTGGCGGTGACGTAGTCGCGCTCAATGCCAAGGTGGACGAACTGCAAAAGCAGGTCAAACAACTGCTGATGTTCGTCTCACAGCTCAACAAGAAGGTACAGGCAATGGAAAAACGAGGCCAGTAA
- a CDS encoding esterase-like activity of phytase family protein, whose protein sequence is MKRQFAQIAAWISGLCWCSGLVTVLLASAVQASSLVGLDFLGQAQFATGAITVQGTQVGGLSGIAYDPSRNCYYSISDDRSQINPARFYTLSIDLSQGGLSSDKVAFTDVTLLRDRNGQLFAPLSLDPEGIALTRNHTLWISSEGDANRSINPLVGEFTLTGQQLRTLPIPEKFLPSSPAQGIRNNLALESLTVTPNQQTLWTATENALVQDGPVATLDLRSPSRLLKYDLSTGKPEQEYLYLTEPVAAAAKPTTGLSTTGLADLLALDNEGHFLSLERSFSTGVGNTIQLFEISLAGADDISALYSLSALDLSKLKPVHKKLLLNLNTLNLPLNTSLDNVEGVTFGPLLPDGRQSLVLVSDNNFSSTQSTQILALGVRIQATRSSSRPNWMGPTLLLLGGMLLHKQSLFLNGD, encoded by the coding sequence ATGAAGCGCCAGTTTGCTCAAATCGCTGCCTGGATTTCTGGGCTGTGCTGGTGTAGCGGTCTAGTCACTGTGCTGCTTGCCTCAGCGGTCCAGGCTTCCTCCTTGGTTGGTCTTGATTTCTTGGGACAAGCTCAGTTTGCAACAGGAGCTATTACTGTCCAGGGCACTCAAGTCGGTGGCCTGTCTGGCATTGCTTACGACCCAAGCCGCAATTGCTACTACAGCATTTCCGATGATCGTAGCCAAATCAATCCGGCTCGGTTTTATACCCTCAGCATTGATCTGAGTCAGGGGGGTTTGTCGAGCGACAAGGTCGCCTTTACAGACGTGACCCTGCTGCGTGATCGCAATGGGCAGTTGTTTGCGCCTTTGAGCCTCGACCCCGAGGGCATTGCCCTAACGCGTAACCATACTCTCTGGATCTCCTCAGAAGGAGACGCGAATCGTTCGATCAATCCATTGGTTGGCGAATTTACGCTAACGGGTCAACAACTACGCACTCTGCCCATTCCAGAAAAATTTCTGCCCAGCTCGCCTGCTCAGGGCATTCGCAACAATTTAGCCCTGGAGAGTTTGACCGTTACGCCTAACCAACAGACTCTATGGACTGCAACCGAAAATGCTTTGGTTCAGGATGGGCCAGTCGCCACGTTGGACCTGCGTAGTCCATCTCGCCTGCTGAAATATGACTTGTCAACTGGCAAGCCGGAACAGGAATATCTCTACTTAACTGAGCCGGTCGCAGCAGCAGCCAAACCGACCACTGGCTTGAGTACCACTGGCTTAGCTGACTTACTCGCTTTGGATAACGAGGGCCATTTTCTCAGTTTAGAACGGTCATTTTCCACGGGAGTGGGCAATACAATCCAGCTGTTTGAGATATCTCTAGCGGGTGCAGATGACATCAGTGCGCTCTATAGCTTGAGTGCGCTTGACCTTAGCAAGCTCAAGCCGGTTCACAAGAAGTTGCTACTCAACTTGAATACGCTGAATTTGCCTCTGAATACCTCTCTAGATAATGTTGAGGGCGTCACGTTTGGTCCCCTCTTGCCCGATGGACGCCAGTCTTTGGTATTGGTGAGCGACAACAACTTCAGCTCCACACAATCGACTCAGATTCTGGCGCTGGGTGTGCGCATTCAAGCTACTCGCTCAAGCTCCAGGCCAAATTGGATGGGACCCACTTTGCTGCTGCTTGGTGGGATGCTTCTGCATAAACAGTCTCTTTTTCTGAACGGTGACTAG
- a CDS encoding TOBE-like domain-containing protein → MSISVKQVSKQFGDFKALDQVSLEVKEGTLVALLGPSGSGKSTLLRVIAGLENPDSGSVVINDCDTTNLDARDRNIGFVFQHYALFKHLTIRQNIAFGLEIRKRPRTEIKARVEELLELVQLKGLGNRYPSQLSGGQRQRIALARALAVQPQVLLLDEPFGALDAKVRKDLRAWLRHLHDEVHVTSVFVTHDQEEAMEVADEIVVMNQGRIEQIGTPAEVYDQPATPFVMSFIGPVNVLPSDARLFRDSGLEPVHSKMFIRPHDIQVQTSANGATTPALVKRVIHLGWEIQAELSLSDGQMVTAHITREQLSELNLQPGQKVFIKPKDAKSFPLMDYSI, encoded by the coding sequence GTGAGCATCTCAGTTAAGCAGGTCTCTAAGCAATTCGGTGACTTCAAAGCCCTTGACCAGGTCAGCCTGGAAGTCAAGGAAGGAACCCTAGTGGCGTTGCTTGGGCCATCGGGCTCTGGCAAGTCCACCCTATTGCGAGTCATTGCTGGTCTGGAGAATCCTGACTCAGGTTCAGTGGTGATTAACGACTGTGACACCACGAACCTAGATGCCCGTGACCGTAATATTGGCTTTGTCTTTCAGCACTACGCTCTGTTCAAGCACCTGACCATTCGTCAAAATATTGCCTTTGGTTTGGAGATCCGCAAGCGTCCCCGTACCGAGATCAAGGCCAGGGTGGAAGAACTGCTGGAACTGGTGCAACTGAAGGGACTCGGCAATCGCTATCCTTCCCAACTCTCCGGCGGTCAGCGTCAACGCATTGCCTTGGCACGGGCTCTGGCCGTTCAGCCGCAGGTTTTATTGCTGGATGAACCTTTCGGTGCCTTGGATGCCAAAGTGCGGAAGGACTTGCGAGCCTGGCTGCGCCACCTGCATGATGAGGTTCACGTCACCAGCGTCTTTGTCACCCACGATCAGGAAGAGGCGATGGAAGTGGCTGATGAGATTGTGGTGATGAACCAGGGGCGTATTGAGCAAATTGGCACGCCCGCAGAAGTCTACGACCAGCCGGCAACACCTTTTGTGATGAGCTTTATCGGCCCCGTCAATGTGCTACCCAGTGATGCCCGTCTGTTCCGAGACAGTGGTTTAGAGCCAGTGCACAGCAAGATGTTCATTCGGCCCCACGACATTCAGGTGCAAACTTCAGCCAATGGTGCCACAACGCCAGCTTTGGTTAAACGGGTAATCCATTTGGGCTGGGAAATTCAAGCAGAACTGTCACTGAGTGACGGTCAGATGGTGACTGCTCACATCACACGAGAGCAGTTGTCTGAGTTGAATCTGCAACCAGGGCAAAAAGTCTTTATCAAACCCAAGGATGCCAAGTCATTCCCGCTCATGGACTACTCGATTTGA
- a CDS encoding rhodanese-like domain-containing protein, with the protein MAPQHSPAFLALVEDAKSRIQECSIQQIRERQLQGDPFHLVDVREESEWQSGHIPGANHLGKGVIERDIEAAIPDKDSQIVLYCGGGFRSALAADALQKMGYTQVISMDAGMRGWREAGYPEAKP; encoded by the coding sequence ATGGCCCCCCAACACTCTCCCGCCTTCCTGGCCCTGGTTGAAGATGCTAAAAGCCGGATTCAGGAATGCAGCATTCAGCAGATCCGCGAGCGTCAGCTCCAGGGCGACCCATTCCACTTGGTGGATGTCCGCGAAGAGTCGGAGTGGCAATCAGGTCATATCCCTGGTGCCAACCATTTGGGTAAGGGGGTCATTGAGCGTGATATCGAGGCAGCTATTCCTGATAAAGACAGCCAGATTGTGCTCTACTGTGGGGGTGGCTTCCGCTCCGCTCTAGCTGCCGATGCTTTACAAAAAATGGGCTACACCCAGGTCATCTCAATGGATGCTGGGATGCGGGGTTGGCGCGAGGCGGGTTATCCAGAAGCGAAGCCTTAA
- a CDS encoding phosphatidylglycerol lysyltransferase domain-containing protein, whose amino-acid sequence MLTPRTRLGLRLTALLTGLVGVVNLFSAATPNLHNRSEWLREFLPFEVRAGGHLFAAITGFVLLTLATNILRRKRVAWWLAVVLLVVSIVSHLLKGLDYEESLLSTVLLIQLLLLRQVFTARSDRPSVAQGIRTVIGALLFTLAYGTAGFYFLDNHYKVNFGLQAAIVQTIAMFFTDDSGGLVPTTRFGQFFADSIYAIGGVTFLYVLVMLLRPVLWRDVVSLGERQQAQAIVEQSRPSSLARMTLFEDKTYYFSPAGHSLIAYVPKGRGAIALGDPIGPEEDRRETIIGFQQFCERNDWYPAFYQTLPDDLDLYRELGFQTLQIGEEAVVNLKEFTLEGKAGKGLRTPLNRLKKLGHEIKFHEPPISDALLSRLSLEGLVTRRKPPKLKES is encoded by the coding sequence ATGTTGACACCGCGTACTCGCCTTGGGCTCCGGCTAACAGCTCTGTTAACTGGCTTAGTGGGTGTGGTCAATCTATTCTCGGCAGCGACCCCCAACCTACATAACCGAAGCGAGTGGCTAAGGGAATTTCTGCCATTCGAGGTGCGAGCCGGTGGACACTTGTTTGCGGCGATTACTGGCTTTGTATTGCTAACCTTAGCGACTAATATTCTGCGGCGCAAACGAGTTGCTTGGTGGCTAGCGGTTGTGCTGCTCGTCGTCTCAATCGTTAGCCACTTACTCAAAGGACTGGATTACGAGGAAAGTCTGCTCTCTACGGTACTCCTGATTCAACTGCTGCTCCTGCGCCAGGTCTTTACCGCTCGCTCCGACCGCCCCTCAGTTGCGCAGGGCATCCGAACCGTAATCGGAGCCTTGCTGTTTACCTTAGCCTACGGAACAGCCGGTTTTTATTTTCTAGATAACCATTACAAAGTCAATTTCGGTCTGCAAGCAGCTATCGTTCAAACAATAGCAATGTTCTTCACTGATGATAGTGGTGGGCTTGTACCGACGACACGTTTTGGGCAGTTTTTTGCTGATTCTATCTACGCGATCGGTGGCGTAACGTTCCTCTATGTGCTGGTTATGTTATTGCGCCCGGTGCTTTGGCGTGATGTCGTCAGTCTAGGGGAAAGACAACAAGCCCAAGCAATTGTGGAGCAGTCTAGGCCTTCTTCCTTAGCCCGTATGACTCTATTTGAAGATAAGACTTATTATTTCAGCCCAGCGGGCCACAGCCTGATTGCTTATGTTCCGAAAGGGCGTGGTGCCATTGCTTTAGGTGATCCCATTGGCCCTGAAGAAGATCGCCGAGAAACGATTATTGGCTTTCAACAGTTTTGTGAGCGCAACGATTGGTACCCTGCGTTTTATCAGACTCTACCTGATGATTTGGACCTATACCGAGAGTTAGGCTTCCAAACTCTTCAGATTGGGGAAGAAGCGGTTGTTAACCTCAAAGAGTTTACTTTAGAGGGCAAAGCAGGCAAGGGTTTAAGAACCCCTTTAAATCGACTTAAGAAACTAGGTCATGAGATTAAATTTCATGAGCCACCGATCTCAGATGCGCTGTTATCACGGCTAAGTTTAGAGGGATTGGTAACACGAAGGAAGCCCCCCAAGTTGAAAGAGTCCTAA
- a CDS encoding phosphatidylglycerol lysyltransferase domain-containing protein: protein MGNTKEAPQVERVLKYLYEHLNRFYNFKGLHAFKEKFHPQWQPRYLVYPSLVALPDVVVGLVRADSGDRLLDYFKPGS, encoded by the coding sequence ATTGGTAACACGAAGGAAGCCCCCCAAGTTGAAAGAGTCCTAAAATATCTCTATGAACATTTAAACCGGTTCTACAATTTCAAAGGGCTACATGCCTTTAAAGAAAAATTTCATCCCCAATGGCAGCCTCGCTATCTCGTTTATCCTAGCCTGGTTGCGTTACCAGATGTCGTGGTTGGGCTGGTGCGGGCTGATTCAGGCGATCGGCTACTTGATTACTTTAAACCAGGCTCCTAA